In the Pontibacillus sp. HMF3514 genome, CAATTAGTGGCATTAAAAAGATCGGGTCTGGACTTCCTAGTTCAAACCATAGGAAGTTATGTCCTTCAATTGCTTGTGTACGCATAATTGCATGATAGAATGCGATTAAAATCGGCATTTGTACAATAATCGGGAAACAACCCGCTAATGGATTTACTCCATGCTTTTGGAATAACTCCATTGTTTCTTTTTGCAACTGCTGCTGTGTTTGTTGATCTTTAGAACTGTGCTTTTCTCTAATTTTCTGTAATTCAGGCTGAATCTCCTGCATAGCTTTTGAACTTTTCAATTGTTTTACGTTTAAAGGTAATAAAATTAAACGAATAATAAGCGTTATAACAATAATAGATAGACCATAGTTCTCTCCGAATAGTTCAGCGAAATATATAATCGTTTGGGACAGTGGGAATACAAAATATTGATTCCAAATTCCTTCACTTTCAGCTGTAATGTTCTGATCCATTTCCATACAGCCCGTTAATAAACTGAGGAGTCCTGTCAAGACGACCATTAAAAGGACTTTCTTTCGCAACGTCACTTCCTCCTTATACTTTCAATATCCATAGAAACATCAAATGTATTTTACCACTAATCTATGGATCGGTTCTATATGAAATCTTTAGGCTTTCTTTGATTTTACCAAAAGATTATTTTTCGATAGCACATGGTTCAAGCTTTTCTTTATTTCATGATAATTCATTTGATTTGTTGGTTTTCTAGCAATAATAACAAGATCATATTCAGAAAGAATTCGATCTTCCATCTCATGAAAAGCTTGTCTTAAATATCTTTTTATTTGGTTTCTAGTCACAGCATTGCCAATTCGCTTGCTTACAGACAAACCAATTCGAAAATGACCCTGGTTTTCTTTCTTTAAGTAATACAAAACGAGCTGACGATTTGCAAAGGAAGTCCCTTTTTTAAATACCTGTTGGAATTCTTCGTTCTTCTTAATTCGGTTTTGTTTTTTCATGGTTCAATTCACTCTCCAATAATGTAGAGCAGATTATTAGAAAGAAAGGACTTCATATATGACAACACTCCCCCCTACATATGTAGAAAGTTTATGTTCGGACATCATATACCTTTTTCCAAAATCGCGATTGTTTCATTTTATATAGAAAAACATGATATTCACCCAGAAGGATGAATATCCATGTTCTCCTTAATTAAGGTC is a window encoding:
- the spoIIIJ gene encoding YidC family membrane integrase SpoIIIJ, which codes for MRKKVLLMVVLTGLLSLLTGCMEMDQNITAESEGIWNQYFVFPLSQTIIYFAELFGENYGLSIIVITLIIRLILLPLNVKQLKSSKAMQEIQPELQKIREKHSSKDQQTQQQLQKETMELFQKHGVNPLAGCFPIIVQMPILIAFYHAIMRTQAIEGHNFLWFELGSPDPIFLMPLIAAATTFIQQKLMMAGMANSNPQMTMMLYIMPVMIGVFAINFPAALALYWVVGNIFMIGQTMFIRKPMMKDTETGGAAK
- the rnpA gene encoding ribonuclease P protein component; protein product: MKKQNRIKKNEEFQQVFKKGTSFANRQLVLYYLKKENQGHFRIGLSVSKRIGNAVTRNQIKRYLRQAFHEMEDRILSEYDLVIIARKPTNQMNYHEIKKSLNHVLSKNNLLVKSKKA